The Winslowiella toletana region CGCTGGCCTGGCTAACGGGCGAATTCGTCGTTGCTGCCACCAGCTCAGCAAAATCAGCCGCGCCAGCACCGCAGAGAGTGCCGTTGTGCGATGGAATTTGAACTGAGTCAGCAATACGCTGAGAGGAGGCTGGTAGTTGCTGACAAAGCACAGCGCCTGCCACGGCGGCGGACGTCGCAGGCAGCGGCCGCACTGCCCGGTGATACCGGCTGCTGGCAAGCCACAGCGCGGGCAGGCCGCCGGATGAAGCGGCAACTGGCGATAACAGTAACTACAAACTCCCTGCTGATGCAGCGCCAGCGGCATCAGGCATAGCCAACAACATCCCGGCATTGGTAGCATAGTGGCCTCTAAAGTAATTCTGTAACGAATAAAGGACAATAACCGATGGCGCAGCTCTACTGGCAGACCGCCGGCACAGGAAAAGTTGATCTTGTGCTGTTGCACGGATGGGGACTGAATGCCGAAGTGTGGCATTGCATAATCGACCGGCTCAGCCCGCATTTTCGTCTGCATCTGGTAGACCTGCCAGGCTTTGGCCGCAGCAGCGGTTATGGCGCAATGACGCTGGACCAGATGGTGGACAGCCTGCTGCCGCAGATGCCGGAACAAGCGGTGTTAGTTGGCTGGTCGCTGGGCGGCCTGGTCGCCAGCCGCCTGGCGCTGCGTTATCCCGACAGAGTGCGGGCGCTAATCAGTGTGGCATCGTCACCTTGTTTTACTGCCCGCGAAGACTGGCCCGGGATTAAACCGCACACCCTGCAAGGTTTTCAGCATCAGCTGAGTGAAGATTTCCAGCGCACGGTTGAGCGTTTTCTGGCGCTGCAAACGCTGGGTACTGAATCTGCGCGGCAGGATGCGCGGTTGCTGAAGAGTGTGGTGTTGTCGCAGCCGATGCCGTCGGTCGAGGTACTGGAAGGTGGGCTGGAGATTCTCAGGCAGGTCGATCTGCGTGCTGAGATGGCCGGATTAAAAGTGCCAATGTTACGGCTGTATGGCTATCTCGACGGGCTGGTGCCGCGCAAGGTTGCCAGTTTGCTGGATGAGCAATGGCCAGATAGCGAATCACGCATTATTGAGAAAGCGGCACACGCGCCATTTATCTCGCATCCCGAGGCGTTCAGCCAGCATGTTATTGATTTTACGCAGTCGCTGGCGCAGTAACATTTGGTCATATAACTGGCAAATTTGTAAGTTAGCAGTAATAATTGCTCAGGTAAGCAAGGCTGCTAATTATCTCATCAGTCTGAGTTGTCCACGGAACCGGGCAATAATTTTTTGGCTGTTTACGTGTTCTGAAGTGGTAATTGCACATATCAATATCGATCTAAGGAGAGGCTTTATATGAATGTATTAAAAACTATTGCTGCAACATTAGTACTGGGTTCAGTTTCTTTTGGCGCGCTGGCGGCGGAAGAAGTGACCAAAGAGCAGGTTGAACAGATGAAGCTGGAAAAAATCGGTACGGTAACCACTACCGCTGAAACCACTTCACCAATGGATGCTAAAGCAGTGCTGTCAAAAGAGGCTGATAAAAAGGGCGGTAAATACTTCCTGGTTATCGCCGGACGTGAGCACGGTAAAATCAGCGCGACTGCTGAAGTTTACAAGTAATCCGTTCGCCGGGCATGCCTGATTAAGGCACGCCCGTTTTCAGCCACAGATAATGCCACGGCGCTAACACCAGCGTTTCATTCCCGTCGATCACCTCTTCGCGCACAATATCACGATACTTTCTTTGCTCGGGCAGCCGGGTTTCCACGCTTTTACTGCTCAGGTTATACACGCATAACAGGCTGGCTTGTCCGTCATGCGAGTAGCGGCGCAGTATCAACAGCGTATTGTCGCTGTCGAGAATTTCCATTGGATTATCAGGATGAAAAGCCGGCTGGCGGGTTCGCAGCTGGATTAATGCGCTGAGCTGCGTAAACACCTGATGGCGCAGCCCGTTTTCTGCCGTCAGCTGCTGCTCAATATCGGCAATGGCATATTTCTCGCGATTAATCGCGCGGTTGTGGCCGGCCGCTTTTACCCCTTCGTTGTCATTGCGCGAACCCAAAATACTCTGTACATAAATCGCCGGTACGCCGGGAAAGGCCAGCAGCAGGGCATGTGCCAGCATAAATCGGCGCAGACGCGTCTCGTCGTCGTCGTCCTGCTGGTTAAGCGCGTCCATATAGGTGACG contains the following coding sequences:
- the gntX gene encoding DNA utilization protein GntX, whose amino-acid sequence is MLPMPGCCWLCLMPLALHQQGVCSYCYRQLPLHPAACPRCGLPAAGITGQCGRCLRRPPPWQALCFVSNYQPPLSVLLTQFKFHRTTALSAVLARLILLSWWQQRRIRPLARPAIIVAVPLHQRRAWQRGFNQADLLARLLAHWCGSDYQPQGLRRVRAGKVQHQLSASARRKNLRGAFRLEIDVRGRHIAIVDDVVTTGSTVGEISRLLMAAGAASVQVWCLCRTL
- a CDS encoding YdgH/BhsA/McbA-like domain containing protein, which translates into the protein MNVLKTIAATLVLGSVSFGALAAEEVTKEQVEQMKLEKIGTVTTTAETTSPMDAKAVLSKEADKKGGKYFLVIAGREHGKISATAEVYK
- the bioH gene encoding pimeloyl-ACP methyl ester esterase BioH; its protein translation is MAQLYWQTAGTGKVDLVLLHGWGLNAEVWHCIIDRLSPHFRLHLVDLPGFGRSSGYGAMTLDQMVDSLLPQMPEQAVLVGWSLGGLVASRLALRYPDRVRALISVASSPCFTAREDWPGIKPHTLQGFQHQLSEDFQRTVERFLALQTLGTESARQDARLLKSVVLSQPMPSVEVLEGGLEILRQVDLRAEMAGLKVPMLRLYGYLDGLVPRKVASLLDEQWPDSESRIIEKAAHAPFISHPEAFSQHVIDFTQSLAQ